ACCATTTACTACCGCGCGGTATTCCCGTACTTCTGTGGCAAACTCAGCATCATAAGCGATCTTCTCTTCAATATAAAACCGCTCTTCTGCACAAAGCCTCCCTTCCAGGTAGGCATCAATTATTTCTATATCTTTTTCCTGCAGAGACATCAGGTATTCATCTGTTTATATCTGTATTGAGAAAAACTGAATTCCTCGTTTTTGAATCTAAGAACAACAACGATTATTTGTTGCAAAATGTCTCAAAGAATTCAAAAAATGTAAGAATTATGAGATTATCTTTTTTAGCAATAAAAATCGTTTTCCCGGCCTTATGTTCGATTCGGAAAGATTTTATCAGTCAGCTTTAAGCTTCAAATAAACTCCCTTCCTTCAGCTTTTCAGCATTTTCAGCTACCTGCAGGGCATCAATGAGCGGGAAAACATCACCATTCATCACATTATCTAAATTATAAAGCGTAAGCCCGATGCGGTGATCTGTTACCCTGCCCTGGGGATAGTTGTAAGTCCTGATCTTGGCTGAACGGTCACCAGTGCTCACCATAGTTTTCCGTTTTTTCGATTCTTCTTCCATGCGTTTTTGCAATTCCATTTCATAGATCCGTGAGCGAAGGACCTTCATTGCCTTGTCCAGGTTTTTTATCTGGCTTTTTTCGTCCTGGCAGGTGGCCACTATACCCGTTGGAATATGCGTAAGACGGATAGCGCTGTAAGTGGTATTCACGGATTGTCCACCCGGCCCTGATGAGCAAAAGGTGTCCTTCCGAATATCCGATTCCTTCAGTTCAATATCGAAATCTTCTGCTTCAGGAAGCACCACCACAGAAGCTGCGGAGGTGTGAACGCGCCCCTGCGTTTCAGTCTGCGGCACTCGCTGCACACGATGGACACCGCTCTCATACTTCAACTGTCCGTATACATTCTTACCATAGACATTGAGCACAATCTCCTTAAAACCTCCGGCAGTTCCTTCATTAAAATCAATAAGTTCGGTTTTCCAGCCCTGGCCTTCACAATATTTCTCATACATCCTGAAGAGATCACCGGCAAATATTGAAGCCTCATCTCCGCCTGTCCCGGCCCTGATTTCCATAATCGCATTTTTCTCGTCTTCCGGCTCCTTGGGAACGAGCATAACCTTTATCTGCGTCTCCACCTGTTCCAACTTTTCTTCCAGCTCTTCCAGGTCCAGCTTCGCCATTTCCC
The Bacteroidia bacterium DNA segment above includes these coding regions:
- the prfA gene encoding peptide chain release factor 1; translation: MDLQNKLEHIKQRWEDVAEQLTDPGILSDMKRYTSLNKEYSELTEIVGKYREYKNLLSNIETNKKILHQEKDEEMREMAKLDLEELEEKLEQVETQIKVMLVPKEPEDEKNAIMEIRAGTGGDEASIFAGDLFRMYEKYCEGQGWKTELIDFNEGTAGGFKEIVLNVYGKNVYGQLKYESGVHRVQRVPQTETQGRVHTSAASVVVLPEAEDFDIELKESDIRKDTFCSSGPGGQSVNTTYSAIRLTHIPTGIVATCQDEKSQIKNLDKAMKVLRSRIYEMELQKRMEEESKKRKTMVSTGDRSAKIRTYNYPQGRVTDHRIGLTLYNLDNVMNGDVFPLIDALQVAENAEKLKEGSLFEA